The proteins below come from a single Aphanothece sacrum FPU1 genomic window:
- a CDS encoding ferredoxin, which yields MADFSSTPDRSGLEPELGGIFRDIPERTGFEPELGGQFRQNGVYVDEVTCIGCKHCAHVAPNTFYIEPEYGRSRVYHQDGDQEAVVQEAIDTCPVNCIHWVDYTKIKDLEEVRKLQQIKPLGFPQVHRDPKPKKGHNS from the coding sequence ATGGCTGATTTTTCCTCTACCCCTGATCGCTCCGGTTTAGAACCGGAGTTAGGGGGAATTTTCCGAGATATCCCCGAAAGAACGGGATTTGAGCCTGAATTGGGCGGTCAATTTCGTCAAAACGGTGTTTACGTTGATGAAGTCACCTGTATCGGTTGTAAACACTGCGCTCACGTGGCTCCCAATACTTTCTATATTGAACCAGAATATGGGCGATCGCGGGTTTATCATCAAGATGGTGATCAAGAAGCGGTCGTACAAGAGGCTATAGATACTTGTCCGGTGAACTGTATCCATTGGGTTGACTATACTAAAATCAAAGATCTTGAGGAGGTGCGTAAACTTCAGCAAATTAAACCATTAGGTTTTCCCCAAGTTCATCGTGATCCCAAGCCAAAAAAGGGTCATAATTCTTGA
- the dndE gene encoding DNA sulfur modification protein DndE, translating to MESPIKQIRLSQTGKEQLIKLKRYTKIEQWNILCRWGFCRSLAETSIPSPVPIKSDSNVEMTWRVFGGEMADILLIALKQRCYNDGLGTDKDTLVHQFRLHLHRGIGYLAGDQNIKKIEHLIDLTNQEL from the coding sequence ATGGAATCCCCGATCAAACAAATTCGACTATCACAAACAGGAAAAGAACAACTAATTAAACTCAAAAGATACACAAAAATCGAACAATGGAATATCCTATGTCGATGGGGATTTTGTCGTTCCTTAGCAGAAACGAGTATACCCTCCCCCGTTCCTATCAAGAGCGATAGTAACGTAGAAATGACCTGGCGAGTGTTTGGGGGAGAAATGGCCGATATATTATTAATTGCCCTAAAACAACGATGTTATAATGATGGATTAGGAACCGATAAAGACACCTTAGTCCATCAATTTCGCCTACACTTACATCGTGGAATTGGTTATTTAGCAGGGGATCAAAACATCAAGAAAATTGAACATTTAATTGACTTGACTAATCAAGAATTATGA
- a CDS encoding DUF2997 domain-containing protein: MSMETLEFIIFPDGRVQEKATGIVGASCQEVTAAIEAQLGRVMSQEKTDDYYTQPIHQSAKTSNQASLIDW, encoded by the coding sequence ATGAGCATGGAAACCCTAGAGTTCATTATTTTTCCTGATGGTCGCGTTCAAGAGAAAGCGACAGGCATCGTGGGGGCCTCTTGTCAAGAGGTAACAGCAGCGATCGAAGCACAACTCGGCCGAGTGATGTCTCAGGAAAAAACCGATGATTATTACACTCAACCGATTCACCAATCAGCAAAAACTAGCAATCAAGCCTCTTTGATAGACTGGTAA
- a CDS encoding Ni/Fe hydrogenase subunit alpha yields MKTIVIDPVTRIEGHAKISIFLDDAGVVEDARFHVVEYRGFEKFCEGRPMWEMAGITARICGICPVSHLLCAAKTGDKILAVKIPAAGEKLRRLMNLAQITQSHALSFFHLSSPDFLLGWDSDPANRNIFGLIAADPELAKSGIRLRQFGQKIIELLGAKKIHPAWSVPGGVRSPLSEEGRQWIKDRLPESKETLYTALNLFKQLLDRFQTEIQSFGNFPSLFMGLVGKNGEWEHYGGHIRFTDSQGNIVADNLSEDDYQNYIGESVEKWSYLKFPYYKPLGYPDGIYRVGPLARLNICENFGTPEADQELREYRDRVGGVATSSFYYHYARLVEILGSLERIERLIDDPDILSSRTRAEAGINQLEGIGVSEAPRGTLFHHYLVDENGLIKKINLIIATGNNNLAMNKTVAQIAKHYIQGSEIPEGMLNRVEAGIRAYDPCLSCSTHAAGQMALQVELISATGEILAQVCRN; encoded by the coding sequence ATGAAAACTATTGTCATCGACCCTGTAACTCGAATTGAAGGCCATGCCAAGATCTCCATTTTCTTAGATGACGCGGGAGTTGTGGAAGATGCTCGTTTTCATGTTGTGGAATATCGAGGCTTTGAAAAGTTTTGTGAAGGTCGTCCTATGTGGGAAATGGCTGGTATTACTGCCCGTATTTGTGGCATTTGTCCCGTTAGTCACCTGTTATGTGCGGCGAAAACGGGAGATAAAATTCTGGCGGTTAAAATTCCTGCTGCGGGTGAAAAGCTACGTCGCTTAATGAATTTAGCTCAAATTACTCAATCTCATGCCCTATCTTTTTTCCATTTAAGTAGTCCTGATTTTCTTTTAGGATGGGATAGTGATCCTGCTAATCGTAACATTTTTGGTTTAATTGCGGCTGATCCTGAATTGGCGAAAAGTGGTATTCGTTTACGACAGTTTGGTCAGAAAATTATTGAGTTATTAGGGGCTAAAAAAATTCATCCTGCTTGGTCAGTTCCAGGAGGAGTCAGATCCCCTTTATCGGAAGAAGGAAGACAGTGGATCAAGGATCGTTTACCTGAGTCTAAAGAGACTCTTTATACGGCTTTAAATCTATTTAAACAACTTTTAGATCGCTTTCAAACTGAGATACAATCTTTTGGTAATTTTCCCTCTCTGTTTATGGGTTTAGTAGGTAAAAATGGGGAATGGGAACATTATGGGGGTCACATTCGCTTTACGGATAGTCAAGGTAATATTGTGGCGGATAATCTCTCTGAAGATGACTATCAAAATTATATTGGGGAATCAGTAGAAAAGTGGTCTTATTTGAAATTTCCTTATTATAAACCTTTGGGATATCCTGATGGAATTTATCGAGTTGGCCCTCTGGCAAGATTAAATATTTGTGAGAATTTTGGCACTCCCGAAGCAGATCAAGAATTAAGAGAATACCGCGATCGCGTTGGGGGTGTAGCCACTTCTTCTTTCTATTATCATTATGCTCGGTTAGTGGAGATTTTAGGGTCTTTGGAACGAATAGAACGGTTAATTGATGATCCTGATATTTTGTCTTCTAGAACTCGTGCTGAAGCGGGAATTAATCAGTTAGAAGGAATTGGAGTGAGTGAAGCCCCAAGAGGTACATTATTTCATCATTATTTAGTAGATGAAAATGGCTTAATTAAGAAAATTAATTTGATTATTGCTACCGGAAATAACAATTTAGCCATGAATAAAACCGTTGCTCAAATTGCTAAACATTATATTCAAGGTTCAGAAATTCCTGAAGGAATGTTAAACCGAGTAGAGGCTGGAATTAGGGCTTATGATCCTTGTTTAAGTTGTTCCACTCATGCGGCTGGACAAATGGCTTTACAAGTTGAATTAATTAGTGCTACAGGTGAGATTTTAGCTCAAGTTTGCCGCAATTAA
- a CDS encoding ABC transporter permease has protein sequence MNWWQKLKNNPLARFGAILLLIFYIAVITADFVAPYDPYTSQIDGSLLPPTPIYWQTPQGKFIGPHVYPTTQSPTDVKTGERTLNINFAEPSPIHLFLKGDPYQLFQIRLPLPPNFKEVELFSGIRFDRHLFGTVGPGKLNLLGTDEQGRDQFSRIIFGGRISLFIGLVGIVISFPLGMIIGGISGYFGGWIDGFLMRLVEVLMTIPGIYLLVALAAILPPSLSSAQRFLLIVLITSFIGWSGLARVIRGQVLSLKEQEFVQAARAMGATPWRIILLHVLPQTATYIIISATLAVPGFIVSESVLSLIGLGIQQPDPSWGNLLSVATNASILVLQPWLIWPPALLIILTVLSFNLLGDALRDALDPRSLE, from the coding sequence ATGAACTGGTGGCAAAAACTCAAAAATAATCCCTTAGCCCGTTTTGGGGCTATTTTATTGCTAATTTTCTATATAGCTGTCATAACAGCCGATTTCGTTGCACCTTACGATCCCTATACTTCCCAAATAGACGGTTCTCTGTTACCCCCAACTCCCATTTATTGGCAAACTCCACAAGGAAAATTTATCGGACCTCATGTCTATCCCACCACCCAAAGTCCGACGGATGTGAAAACTGGTGAACGTACTTTAAATATCAATTTTGCTGAACCTTCCCCCATTCATTTATTCCTTAAAGGTGATCCTTATCAACTATTCCAAATTCGTCTCCCTTTACCTCCGAACTTTAAGGAAGTAGAACTATTTTCTGGGATTAGATTTGATCGTCATCTTTTTGGAACCGTTGGCCCAGGAAAACTTAATTTATTAGGAACTGATGAACAAGGCCGAGACCAATTTAGTCGCATAATATTTGGTGGTCGAATTAGTCTATTTATTGGGTTAGTCGGTATTGTAATTTCTTTTCCTTTGGGAATGATTATCGGTGGAATTTCTGGTTATTTTGGAGGTTGGATTGATGGATTTTTGATGCGTCTGGTCGAAGTTTTAATGACTATTCCTGGCATTTATTTATTAGTAGCATTAGCCGCAATTTTACCCCCTAGTTTAAGCAGCGCACAGCGATTTTTATTGATTGTTCTGATTACTTCTTTTATTGGTTGGTCAGGACTGGCCCGGGTCATTCGCGGACAAGTTCTCTCTCTCAAAGAACAAGAGTTCGTACAAGCTGCACGAGCGATGGGGGCCACTCCTTGGCGCATTATTTTGCTTCATGTTCTCCCCCAAACCGCTACTTATATCATTATTTCAGCAACTTTGGCGGTTCCTGGATTTATTGTCTCTGAATCTGTATTAAGTCTGATCGGGTTAGGTATTCAACAACCTGATCCTAGTTGGGGTAATTTATTGTCAGTGGCCACTAATGCCTCAATTTTAGTACTGCAACCTTGGTTAATCTGGCCTCCCGCTCTTTTAATCATTTTAACCGTACTTTCCTTTAATTTACTTGGTGATGCTCTCAGAGACGCTCTTGATCCGCGCAGTTTAGAATAG
- a CDS encoding DUF1257 domain-containing protein, translating into MSHFSQIKTQIRNLTSLKASLKDMGVDWTEGPHSVRGYQGQTRTAEVVVSQDNNYDIGFSWNGNEYELVADLQYWQQPLSVEGFLKQVTQGYAYHTVLNESAKQGFQVAEQQKNEDGSIRLVVQRWSA; encoded by the coding sequence ATGTCACATTTTAGTCAGATAAAAACCCAAATTCGTAATCTAACTTCTCTCAAAGCATCCCTGAAAGATATGGGGGTTGATTGGACAGAAGGGCCTCATTCTGTGAGAGGTTATCAAGGACAAACCCGCACTGCTGAGGTTGTTGTCTCACAAGATAATAACTATGACATCGGGTTTAGCTGGAATGGTAATGAGTATGAGTTAGTGGCTGATTTACAATATTGGCAACAGCCTTTATCGGTTGAAGGGTTTCTCAAGCAGGTTACTCAAGGCTATGCTTATCATACCGTATTGAATGAGTCTGCTAAGCAAGGATTCCAAGTTGCTGAGCAACAAAAGAACGAAGATGGTTCTATTCGCTTAGTGGTTCAACGCTGGAGTGCCTAA
- a CDS encoding four helix bundle protein, with the protein MMSKLIKSHRELEVYQMSFDAAMQIFYLTKKFPIEERFSLTDQIRRSSRSICANLAEAWRKRRYEAAFIAKLTDCQSEAAANSNLD; encoded by the coding sequence ATGATGAGTAAACTTATTAAAAGTCATCGAGAGTTGGAGGTGTATCAAATGTCGTTTGATGCAGCGATGCAGATATTTTACTTAACAAAAAAGTTCCCCATAGAAGAACGATTTTCCTTAACTGATCAAATTCGTCGTTCTTCCCGTTCAATTTGTGCTAACTTAGCAGAAGCATGGAGAAAAAGACGGTATGAAGCTGCATTTATAGCTAAACTAACTGACTGTCAGTCCGAAGCAGCAGCAAACTCAAACTTGGATTGA
- the dndD gene encoding DNA sulfur modification protein DndD, protein MIFTELVLENFGPYAGKNIINLRPETEDNHRPIILIGGMNGGGKTTLMDAIRLALYGQRAQCSTRNNLSYTDFLLQAINNQATFKDITRIELAFEHIVDDQWQTFRISRQWTNNPKDGKDTLGILNGEWPDTALANTWDEYIETLLPLGISNLFLFDGEQVKELAEQDTPPQSVIDAIQSLLGLELVERLAVDLEVLVSRKRKALANKSQLKNLEEIEGKLNHYNQEEADAKQAQASLQTQLKRAQNKFKEASEKFRIEGGKIAAEKSNLDQQIEILKNTINAEKQVMIELASNTLPLSLISPLLTQAKSQIDTELQLQQAELARTILEQRDQRLLSYLETLKLTQDKFSKIQSFLKQEYDNLNQDNTLNNKTWFGISEEELKQLVNLLDHQLPLQLALAQKSTKTLQQLEGELDSKEREVNVAASPEDYQKLTDTLTLAQQEVGQCQSAYQVGEQRLKDAQKAIEKIKKELRNYSEEAIDKQNNEHLIKSAAKVQNTLQLFKERLTLKKLNKLEGEVTECFRYLLHKSDLVHRVVIDTYNFSLSLYDPNGKSVPKHRLSAGEKQLLAIAFLWGLARVSGRNLPIAIDTPLGRLDSSHRNNLVERYFPTASHQVILLSTDTEITQKELQQLQEQDAIAHQYLLEYNSAQRQTTVHPNRYFW, encoded by the coding sequence ATGATATTCACAGAATTAGTTCTCGAAAACTTTGGCCCATATGCAGGCAAAAATATCATTAACTTACGTCCCGAAACGGAGGATAATCATCGACCCATCATTCTTATTGGGGGAATGAATGGAGGAGGTAAAACAACTCTTATGGATGCTATTCGTCTTGCTTTATATGGACAACGGGCCCAATGTTCAACCCGCAATAATTTAAGTTATACTGACTTCTTACTTCAAGCAATTAATAATCAAGCAACCTTCAAAGATATTACCCGCATTGAACTCGCATTTGAACATATTGTAGATGACCAATGGCAAACTTTTAGAATTTCTAGACAGTGGACAAATAACCCAAAAGACGGTAAAGATACTTTAGGTATATTAAATGGAGAATGGCCCGATACTGCTTTAGCAAATACCTGGGATGAATATATCGAAACCTTACTTCCTTTAGGTATTTCTAATCTCTTTTTATTCGATGGAGAACAAGTTAAAGAGTTAGCAGAACAAGATACACCTCCCCAGTCTGTTATTGATGCTATTCAGTCTTTATTAGGATTAGAATTAGTCGAAAGATTAGCCGTTGATTTAGAAGTATTAGTCAGTCGCAAACGTAAAGCATTAGCTAATAAATCTCAATTAAAAAATTTAGAAGAAATTGAAGGTAAACTAAATCATTATAATCAAGAAGAAGCAGATGCTAAACAAGCACAAGCATCTTTACAAACTCAATTAAAACGCGCTCAAAATAAATTTAAAGAAGCTTCAGAAAAGTTTCGTATAGAAGGGGGTAAAATTGCCGCAGAAAAAAGTAATTTAGATCAACAAATTGAGATTTTAAAAAATACTATCAATGCTGAAAAACAAGTAATGATAGAACTCGCATCTAATACCTTACCCTTATCTTTAATTTCTCCCTTACTAACTCAAGCTAAATCTCAAATAGACACCGAACTACAATTACAACAAGCTGAACTTGCTAGAACTATTTTAGAACAACGAGATCAACGTCTTTTATCTTATCTGGAAACTCTTAAGTTAACTCAGGATAAATTTAGTAAAATTCAATCATTCCTCAAACAAGAATATGATAACTTAAATCAAGATAATACTCTTAATAATAAGACTTGGTTCGGTATTAGTGAAGAAGAGTTAAAACAATTAGTTAATTTATTAGACCATCAACTACCTTTACAACTTGCACTCGCTCAAAAATCAACCAAAACTTTACAACAATTAGAAGGTGAACTTGATAGCAAAGAACGAGAAGTTAATGTCGCTGCTTCTCCTGAAGATTATCAAAAATTAACCGATACTCTTACCCTCGCACAACAAGAAGTCGGTCAATGTCAATCTGCTTATCAAGTAGGAGAACAAAGACTTAAAGACGCACAAAAAGCGATTGAGAAAATTAAAAAAGAACTGAGAAATTATAGTGAAGAAGCTATTGATAAACAAAATAATGAACATCTTATTAAATCTGCTGCTAAGGTGCAAAATACCTTACAATTGTTTAAAGAACGACTAACGTTGAAAAAATTGAATAAATTAGAAGGAGAGGTAACAGAATGTTTTCGTTATTTACTCCATAAATCAGATTTGGTTCATCGTGTCGTTATTGATACCTATAATTTTAGTCTCTCTCTTTATGATCCTAACGGAAAATCTGTACCGAAACATCGTCTCTCCGCAGGAGAAAAACAATTATTGGCCATCGCGTTTTTATGGGGACTCGCTAGAGTGTCAGGACGAAATTTACCTATCGCTATTGATACTCCCCTCGGACGACTAGACTCCTCTCACCGTAATAATTTAGTTGAACGCTATTTTCCCACTGCTTCTCATCAAGTTATTCTTCTTTCCACCGATACCGAAATTACTCAAAAAGAATTACAACAATTACAAGAACAAGACGCGATCGCTCATCAATATCTGTTAGAATATAATTCTGCTCAACGTCAAACTACTGTTCATCCAAATCGCTATTTTTGGTAA
- the dndC gene encoding DNA phosphorothioation system sulfurtransferase DndC, which yields MTATQTSLFPPRTVTELVEDIQMLTQEIQDLYCLDDIPWIIGVSWGKDSSAVLQLVWSAIAALSPEKRHKTIHVITTDTLVENPIVSAWVRQCMKKLETAAKEKNMPFEPHLLYPETKDRYWAGLIGKGYPAPRLKFRWCTGRLKINASNQFIRDVIRTCGETILVLGTRKSESSRRAKVMKELEKKRVRDRLSPNASLPNSLVYSPIEDWRTDEVWMYLMQWSNPWGGDNKDLFTLYRGATADNECPLVVDTSTPSCGSSRFGCWVCTLVDSDKSLAAMIRNDEEKEWLQPLMDFRQELDIQNDREKRDFRRIYGKVELFERNADEQTEIAPIPGPYTKYWREYWLKGVLEAQVKVRQTAPEDMKDITLITQEELSEIRRIWLEEKHEFDDSLPRIYEEVTGEPFEDIRPGVSNNLLGSDEWDILSELCEEDTMHLELMTKLLDTERQFYTKSRRIGIYGELQKCFDSSSRSKDDAIENAHLKRNLKNAVEEGDITQVKHALKETLNHEENPQPKQLTWGTLKFGQQVDDDSDGVME from the coding sequence ATGACAGCAACCCAAACCTCGCTTTTTCCCCCTCGTACCGTTACTGAGTTAGTTGAAGACATTCAAATGCTGACTCAGGAAATTCAGGATCTCTATTGTCTTGATGATATTCCTTGGATTATTGGTGTGTCTTGGGGAAAAGACAGTTCAGCAGTGTTGCAGTTAGTATGGAGTGCGATTGCTGCACTGAGTCCCGAAAAGCGTCACAAAACCATTCATGTCATTACGACCGATACCTTAGTCGAGAATCCTATTGTTTCTGCTTGGGTACGTCAATGTATGAAAAAACTGGAAACGGCCGCAAAAGAGAAAAATATGCCTTTTGAACCTCATTTATTATACCCAGAAACCAAAGATAGATATTGGGCCGGTTTAATTGGTAAAGGATATCCAGCACCTCGACTTAAATTTCGTTGGTGTACTGGTAGATTAAAAATAAATGCTTCCAATCAATTTATTCGTGATGTTATACGAACTTGTGGTGAGACAATTCTTGTTCTTGGAACTCGTAAGTCCGAAAGTTCTAGACGAGCAAAAGTAATGAAAGAACTAGAAAAAAAGCGAGTACGCGATCGCTTAAGTCCTAATGCAAGTCTACCCAATTCTTTAGTTTATAGTCCTATAGAAGATTGGAGAACTGATGAAGTTTGGATGTATTTAATGCAGTGGTCAAATCCTTGGGGGGGAGATAATAAGGATTTATTTACTTTGTATCGAGGAGCAACTGCTGATAATGAATGTCCATTAGTGGTGGATACTTCTACACCTAGTTGTGGTAGTTCTCGTTTTGGTTGTTGGGTTTGTACCTTAGTGGATAGTGATAAATCTTTAGCTGCAATGATCAGAAATGATGAAGAAAAAGAATGGTTACAACCATTAATGGATTTTCGTCAAGAATTAGATATTCAAAATGATCGAGAGAAAAGAGACTTTCGACGGATTTATGGAAAAGTAGAACTTTTTGAACGTAACGCGGATGAACAAACTGAAATTGCTCCAATTCCTGGCCCCTATACAAAATATTGGCGAGAATATTGGTTAAAAGGAGTATTAGAAGCACAAGTGAAAGTTCGTCAAACTGCACCAGAAGACATGAAAGACATCACCCTCATTACCCAAGAAGAATTAAGCGAAATACGTCGGATATGGTTAGAAGAAAAACACGAATTTGATGATAGTTTACCCCGCATTTATGAAGAAGTCACCGGAGAACCTTTTGAGGATATTCGTCCAGGAGTTAGCAACAATTTATTAGGAAGTGATGAATGGGACATCTTATCAGAGTTATGTGAAGAAGATACCATGCACTTAGAATTAATGACTAAATTACTGGACACAGAACGACAATTTTATACAAAATCTCGTCGTATTGGTATCTATGGAGAACTGCAAAAATGTTTTGATAGTAGTTCCCGTTCCAAAGATGATGCTATTGAAAATGCACACCTAAAACGTAACCTAAAAAATGCCGTCGAAGAAGGAGACATTACTCAAGTTAAACACGCACTTAAAGAGACATTAAACCATGAAGAAAACCCCCAACCTAAACAACTAACTTGGGGTACTCTTAAATTTGGTCAGCAAGTTGATGATGATAGTGATGGAGTGATGGAGTGA